TACTATGCAGTGACTTGATTCAGCATCAAACCCATAGGTTGAGTGGGTGCTTTGATACAAGGAGGGGTTGCGGTTAAATATTTCATGGGCTTCTTCAAAGCAATCTATTGATTCGTTAAACATGCCTTCTACTTGATAAGCTTGACCAAGTGGCCCGAGTGCTAGCATTTTCATTTTTTCGTCGTTTTTGAAGCTGTCGAGGCACTGTATTCCATAGCGTATAACTTCAACTCGATTGGCCGAAAAGTGCATATTGATTAATTTGATCCAGCGTGTTTTCTTTAAAAGTTCCTCGTATTGATTTTGATCGTCGGAAACCGCGAGAGTTTTTAACTCTTCTACCAACAGGTTAATCTTCTGGGACCAGTCGGCCACTTGGCTTGAACCATAGCCGTAGAATGCCATGGCCGGGGGTAATATGATTTCGTAGGTGGTTAATTCGGCTTGGATTTGGTCTAGTCTACTTGGTAGGCTGCTGGCCCAATCAATAACCTCTAGCCCTGCGGCAATGGATTCTCTATGTGCTGCGCGCGTCGATTGTTCTTGGGCGCTTAACGCACCAAGTTGTACAGCTTTAGAGAATAACTCGCCTTTTGCGTAGTGGTTTGCGATTTTACCTGTATTTTGTTTATTTCCAGTTGATGTAAGGCGCTCGAGTGCATTTGCAACTTTTTGATGGTTTAGCACTCTGCGAGAGTCAATCATTGATTGATAAACCGATTGCTGCACCAAGGCATGTTTAAATGTATAGGCATCCAATGTTGTTTTACGGTGTTTAAATACTAGCTCGGCGTTAACCATTTCTTCTAGATTGTTCAAAAGAGATTCTTCACTTTCTTCCGATGCCGCCAATAGGCTGTCGTAGTAGAAGTCGCGGCCAAATGTTGCAGCCAGTTGCGCCGTGGGTTTTGCGCGTTTAAGGCTATCTAGCTTGTCTTGTAACAAATCGCGTAGAGTATTGGGCACCTCTATTGGGCTGCTGCCTGATGTAAAGTCAATTCGCCCATTGATTTCACTGACTAAAGACCGGCGTTTTAACATTGCGACAAGTTCTTCGATAAACAGTGGCACACCATCGGTATTATTTTCAATAAAGGCGATTACCCCGTCGCTTGCATTCCGGCCGTCAAGCAAAATATTTGTGAATGCTTTGACTTCCGTGCTTCCGAATTTAGTGAGCTCTATTGTTGTTTTAAAAACTGCTTGAAGGGATTCGTTTGGCGGCGTTCGAGACGTGCCGATAAGCCTAGTTTTTTCGCTTGAACAGGCTGAATGTGTTGCAAAAAAACAAAGGAATTCGAGCGTTGTAGGGTCTGCCCAGTGCAGATCTTCCAGTATAAAAAGCGTTTGATGACTTTTTTCTGTTGTTTGCTTGTGAGTAAGTAAGCGTGATAACGCGCAGAATAAAATATTTTTAATGTCTTGTGCGGGGGGTAGACCTGCAAATTGCTGTGGTATTGAAAAACCAAACCAGGCACACAGAACAGGCATTGCGCTTTGCAATGTTACATCTGAAGCGCCCTCTAATGACTGCTGAAAGCTGAGAATGACCTGGGGCTCGCTCACAGCCTTAATAGCATACTTTTCGTTCACTATTTTTAAAATAGGGTAGAGTGCATTATTAGCGTATTCGGGTAGGCACTGCCCAATGTATTGGGTGAGCCCTTTTAAGGAAGCCCTATACTCATGTAGTAATCTAGATTTACCTACTCCTGCCTCACCAAATACATAAGCGTTTTTGCGAGAGCCTATAATATTGAGGGTGTGAAGTTGATTAAGTTCGGTTTCCCGCCCAACGTAAAAGTGGTTCTTTCGGTTGAGCCTGAGAAATCCGTAAGCTTCGGATTGACGTTCGCCCGTTAATGCGAAAACCGGGGTGGCGTTTGCTTCGACGCCAAGCTGTATCGAACCTTTCTCGTCAAAATCGATGTGGTTAGTGAGCAGCTGGTAGGTAACATCGGAACACAATATTTGATTGGGTTCAGCCCTGCGCGCCAAGGCCATGGCAATATTAGCGGTCTCGCCTTCGGGAATTGAGTCGGCAAAGAGGGTTAACATACCGGAGTGAATGCCGATGTGGGCGTTTGTTCGAAGCCCTTGCGAATTCTGCAGTACCGAATTGCGGTTATTTAGCTGACTAATTATATCGAGTGCAGCACGTGCGCATAATCGACTATCGTTATCGCTTGAGGTGGGGTAGCCAAAATAAAATCGTAGGGTATCTCCGAGTGTACCGACATGGGCTGCGCCATATCGTATGGCAATATCGACACATTGTGATAGCTGATCGTTCAGTAAGGCGGTGGCAACGTCCGGCTCGGGTAAATCTATGTCTGTTGTTAAATTTAGTATGATACTCAGAACGGTGATTTGTTTGCGCTCTACTTTGCTTGAATTAGGCGGGCTAGAGCCAAAAATGGATGTTTCATCATATGGCGTTGAGCTGTCATTCTGTTTTTGTGGTGTAAGGCAACCAACAAGAGATGAAAAGTTTAGTTTTGAGATTGCCACAAATAGTTCTTGTGCGCTGGATGCACGTTCATGCACTTTTTTGTTTAGGCTGCGGCGTAGAATGGCGGCAATAGGATGGCCTGCAATGGCTGGTGGCAGGGGGATATTTTCTGGGTTCAGTTGCTTTTGAAAAACCGCGGCTAAACTTGGCCCCGAAACCGCTGGCTGGCCCGTCAAACATTCAATAAACACTAATCCCCACACGTATAAGTCGGTTTTGGGTGTGGGCGGTTCACCTCGGAGTTGTTCAGGTGCAGTATAGGAGGGCGTACCTAAGGTTTCTTGCGTTAATGTAATACTCTTATAGTCTAACTGGCGTGCCTCGTTGACTAATGCTCCAATCCCAAAGTCCAGAATTTTTGCGTGAATTTTTGCGCCCGTTTCTGTAAGTATTATATTGGCGGGTTTTATATCTCTGTGTACCACGCCCCGATCGTGGGCATGTGCCAGCGCATCTAACACTTGCGCCATTACTTCTGCTGCATCTGCTGGAGCAAGCGGACCAGATTCGGCTAGGCGCTCTTTTAGTGAAACCCCCTCAATAAATTCAAAGACGGCATAAATTATGTCATCGCCACATTTTCCCTTATCCAACAAACGAACAATGTGCGGGTGTTGCAACTTGCTTCCCAGGAGGGTCTCACGTTCAAAACGTTCTATATAGCGACGTCGTTTATTATCATCAAAATCGGGGTTAAGCGTTAAGAATTTTATCGCAACTGTTTGGCGCGTATTATTGTTTATCGCTTTGTAAACTTCACCAAATCCGCCTTCCCCTACTTTGTGTAATATTGTATAAACCGATGATTTAAATTTCGATAGAATGTCAGTCATACTGCTCCCTTTTTGATATGCCACGCTTGCGCATTGGATTGAAAATATGATTGATATTCTGATTAAGTGTCGAAAATAGGATGGTACACAAAAGATTTAACAATAGGAAATGTCGCAGATCGATTTTCGACGCCCAAAAGCTGAGTTCTACGTCAAAATGTTCGATTCACGCCAAGACTTTATCAGTGGAGACAGTTGGTTAACAAAAGTAAGTTGTTGTTATCTCGCCTAACTTAAAGAGCTGTTTGTCTATAGCAAAGGATACTGCCTAAGTTGGCAAAACAAATAAAACCGGGCTCTTCATGATTTCGGGGATTTATAAACTGATCAGAAAAAGCATTAAAAATGTAAATCAAAATGGATGTTCATAGAAAGAATTTAATTATTATCTTATTGCGCGCGCGCGAATAGAAAAAAAAAGACGATAAAAAAATTTGTGCCCTTAATGATTGAGGGAAGGGCGTTTTTTACCAGATGTATGCCTATTGCAAATGTATTACGGGTACTGAGTAAAAATGGGAATTTTATCTCGTGAAACATTTTTTCTTTCGTGAAACCAGCATGATAGCAGGGTTCGTAGAGATTCTCCCCCAGAGGATGAGCAGCTTGGGAACGGGTGTCTGGCGCCATTTTCTTTGTATCCTCGTTCATTGATAAGTGTTTAAAGAATCATGAATGCTCAGGCTATCACTGGGGAACTCACACAGATTTTAAAACAGCACAGCGCTGCCGCACTTCGTCACGGCCTAGCGGACTTGGAATACAACAACCAGATAAAACAAATAGAACAAGCGAAAGAGCTACACAGGTTCTTTAATGAAGACGACACCGACAAATACGGAAAGACAAGTAATAAGGCCTTGTATACGTGGATGCAACGGGAGGTGAGGGGGCTTTATACCCGATGTTTTCAATTCGCGTTTGATACTGCGAAGCAAGCAGAGCGTGCTTTACAACATGAGTTAGGCGATCACAACTTAACGTTCCTTAAGTACGATTACCAGAGCGGAAAAGAGGGACTGTTGGCCGGTGACAAATTGTTCTTTGATGTTAAACGTATGGCAGAAGCGTTTTTAAGAATGAATAAGCGAGAAAAAGAACAAACGGTTCATTTGAGCCTGTTGCAACTTGATCCAGCTGCTTTAATTCAATCAAAACAGACGGGCCGCTGCGAAGTGGAGGTTCCAGAAGCAGCGATTGACCTCGAATTTCCTGGTCATTATTTTCGTCGTATTAAGTCTGTTGCCGTAACAGTGCATAGAAAAGAAAGTAATTGCATCAAAAATATACGCAGTAACAATTGATCCAAAAATTTCGGTTAGCCTATCGGATTCTGCTGGAAATTATTCCGAGGAAAAAAGAAAAACGCTTAGGCTAGCTTTAAACGGAAGTAACGCAGGGAAGATGGCATATTTGGAGCTGGCAGAAAATAATGATTCATTTTTACTGGAAAAGAGCTTTTATGATGAGGGTGAGAAGCCCTATATGCTGCATATCAACACAAATAAACTTGATGATTTATACATTGTTTATGAGTGGGCTCAGGTATAGTTTGGAAGTGCGCAGATATGGGTATCTTACGAAACCCGATCCCAGACCCCTCAAATGTGCGAGCCAACTGCTGGGTCACAAGTGCATCGAATCGACGGAGGTCTACACGAACGTGTTAACATTTGATGTCACCCATTTTTTAGATGGGGTGGATTTTCACTAAGATGCGGTGTTCGGAGTTGTCCCGGTTTCGCACGTAACCCTCGACCTATCACACCTTCATTGACGCTAGTGTTCTATGGCTTTTACGCAGTTTCACAACCTAAAAAAGCGAAGATGTTGTCTCGCGTTTGTCGCAACTCGTGCCCCCGATGGCTGCATATGTGGTTGCTATTCATCTGTATTCATCTGAAATACATGAATTCATGTAATGCAGGTGAATTGGTATGAAAAAGCGACTGCCAGAGGAGCTTTGATGGCATTTTCCTCGAGCAGAACTGTCTGCACTGTGGCTGAACGCATTGATTTCTGGGTAGGCCAGCCTGGCTGTATTCGCTGAGCGCCGTAAGGGTAAGTCGGTTTTTTTGCTTGAGGATCGGATGCCCTTGGCCAAGGACAATGGCTATCTCTGTCTCTATTGCAATTTCTGGGAGGACAGAGTCAACCCGTCGGCTTGCTTTCAATTTGGCGAAATTTTCAATAACGCACCCAGAGCACTTATCAAACATCAATCGGACGAAAGCTCGGGAGGTTGGGCTGCGCCTAAAACACTACGATCAATTCGCACGTCAAATAAAACACTACGATCAAGTAGGTTCACCCAAAAGCCGTGGCGCGATCGTTATCAGGCTTTCCATGATATTGGACTTATCCGACCGCCTTAAACGTTATGGCTTGGCCAAACCCACTGAAACCAGTGATCGCGTGCTTGAGCGTGTGAGAGGGCTTGTAACGAGTTATTACGAAGCAGGCCATAATCCCTATAACACTTCCGATAATTGCTATTATCGGAATTTATGCAGGGAGAGCAGTATTGGACCTTAGCGGCCTTATTTCCAGTGCGCAACAAGCATGACACGCGGATAAGTGTTTAATGTCTAGCGCTGCTGACTTTCCATGTAAGCACGTAACAGCTTGTTAATCCGAGTCTGGTATCCCTTGCCCTTGTGTTTTAAAACCACACCAACACATCGCTATCAATACGCAAAGTGACAGGCTGTTTGGGCGGAACTTTCAATTCGGCACTAAGGAAAAAGGCGTCATCCAGTTCGGGGATGTCACTCGTGTCGATGTCTTTATCGCCCATATCAGACAGTCGCTCCCAGTCTGTTTTAGATACTTTGCTCATAGCGGCGCGCCTCGTGTTTGGTTGCTTTTCGGGCCGAGATTATTCGGATAAGGCCTCTTGGCTGTGTATCGGGAGTGCTGGACGCACATCTTCTAAGTATTTATTCAACCATTGGGCGGCGCTGTCGCCCATGGGTACCAGCCTGTCTTTACCTTCGCGCACAAACACGGTTTGCTGTTTTAAGGGTGGTTGACGACCTGAAGGGGAATTCTCTCACTGGTTTTGTATATTGCTGTTTTTAAAGGATAAGCTCTAAATTATCTACCTAAACTTCTTAAAATAGGCTATTTGACGTAATCGAACCAATTGTTTCACGAAATCAGCCTAACTCATTGATCTATATATGTTTATAAAAGTGGTATCGTGAATTTCGTGACATATCTCC
The Teredinibacter franksiae DNA segment above includes these coding regions:
- a CDS encoding BrnA antitoxin family protein, giving the protein MVLKHKGKGYQTRINKLLRAYMESQQR
- a CDS encoding Tc toxin subunit A-related protein; protein product: MNAQAITGELTQILKQHSAAALRHGLADLEYNNQIKQIEQAKELHRFFNEDDTDKYGKTSNKALYTWMQREVRGLYTRCFQFAFDTAKQAERALQHELGDHNLTFLKYDYQSGKEGLLAGDKLFFDVKRMAEAFLRMNKREKEQTVHLSLLQLDPAALIQSKQTGRCEVEVPEAAIDLEFPGHYFRRIKSVAVTVHRKESNCIKNIRSNN
- a CDS encoding TOMM system kinase/cyclase fusion protein, whose amino-acid sequence is MTDILSKFKSSVYTILHKVGEGGFGEVYKAINNNTRQTVAIKFLTLNPDFDDNKRRRYIERFERETLLGSKLQHPHIVRLLDKGKCGDDIIYAVFEFIEGVSLKERLAESGPLAPADAAEVMAQVLDALAHAHDRGVVHRDIKPANIILTETGAKIHAKILDFGIGALVNEARQLDYKSITLTQETLGTPSYTAPEQLRGEPPTPKTDLYVWGLVFIECLTGQPAVSGPSLAAVFQKQLNPENIPLPPAIAGHPIAAILRRSLNKKVHERASSAQELFVAISKLNFSSLVGCLTPQKQNDSSTPYDETSIFGSSPPNSSKVERKQITVLSIILNLTTDIDLPEPDVATALLNDQLSQCVDIAIRYGAAHVGTLGDTLRFYFGYPTSSDNDSRLCARAALDIISQLNNRNSVLQNSQGLRTNAHIGIHSGMLTLFADSIPEGETANIAMALARRAEPNQILCSDVTYQLLTNHIDFDEKGSIQLGVEANATPVFALTGERQSEAYGFLRLNRKNHFYVGRETELNQLHTLNIIGSRKNAYVFGEAGVGKSRLLHEYRASLKGLTQYIGQCLPEYANNALYPILKIVNEKYAIKAVSEPQVILSFQQSLEGASDVTLQSAMPVLCAWFGFSIPQQFAGLPPAQDIKNILFCALSRLLTHKQTTEKSHQTLFILEDLHWADPTTLEFLCFFATHSACSSEKTRLIGTSRTPPNESLQAVFKTTIELTKFGSTEVKAFTNILLDGRNASDGVIAFIENNTDGVPLFIEELVAMLKRRSLVSEINGRIDFTSGSSPIEVPNTLRDLLQDKLDSLKRAKPTAQLAATFGRDFYYDSLLAASEESEESLLNNLEEMVNAELVFKHRKTTLDAYTFKHALVQQSVYQSMIDSRRVLNHQKVANALERLTSTGNKQNTGKIANHYAKGELFSKAVQLGALSAQEQSTRAAHRESIAAGLEVIDWASSLPSRLDQIQAELTTYEIILPPAMAFYGYGSSQVADWSQKINLLVEELKTLAVSDDQNQYEELLKKTRWIKLINMHFSANRVEVIRYGIQCLDSFKNDEKMKMLALGPLGQAYQVEGMFNESIDCFEEAHEIFNRNPSLYQSTHSTYGFDAESSHCIVSLSYLHVGRISDAIKTSEMAIEQSLNKNANAIVIAYNMSALNYFLMRDFQKVIDIRNAYYHKHHDKNNKVLFSIFLDIMYLVASGQLKEAKSTLVDFRNSDTAFATGWYFPMLAREILKSGDIATTREALSIIELSFETSTKSNEHGAMPLIYHALGETEYQLAQLTGQLHASQQLTSIYLKLNKAISIAKEQGASYFENESQGLLQRIESETKKSPVTVLA
- a CDS encoding BrnA antitoxin family protein, with protein sequence MSKVSKTDWERLSDMGDKDIDTSDIPELDDAFFLSAELKVPPKQPVTLRIDSDVLVWF